The following is a genomic window from Amycolatopsis acidiphila.
TTGTCCGGGTTCACCGTCCCGCCGGGCAGGAGCAGTGCGTCGTAGTCGTCGGGCGAGACCTCCTTCACCAAGCGGTCGACAGGGAAGGTGCCGGCGTCCTCGAGGTCGTGGTCGCGTGCCTGGATCTCCCCGCTGCTGATCGACACCACTTCGGTGCGCGCGCCGGCGTCGTCCAGCGCCTGCCGCGGCTGCGCCAGTTCGACCCGCTCCACCCCGTCGGCCGCGAGGATGGCCACCCTGCGCCCGTTCAGCGTTCCGGCCATTTCAGGCACTCGCCTCTGCCATCGCCGGGTGCAGGACGACCTTCGTCCAGCCGTCGTCGCGGTTGTCGAAGTGCTCGTAGGCGTCCGGCGCCGCGGCCAGGGGAATCTCGTGGCTCACGATGAACGACGGCTCGGCCTTGCCCCCGGCGATCAGGTCGCGCAGCTGCCGGTTGTACTTCTTCACCGGCGCCTGGCCGCTGCCGATGTGCTGACCCTTGAACCAGAACATGCCGTAGTCGAAGGCGAGCTTGCCCTGCTTGGCCAGTTCGTCGTTGGCCCCGGGGTCCTGCGGCACGAAGACACCGACGTTGCCGATCTTCCCGGTGAAGCGGACCGAGGCGACCAGCCGGTTCATGGTGAGGTTCGCCTGCTCCCGGCCGTCTGGCTCGTGCGCCTGGTAGCCGACGCATTCGCAGCCGTTGTCGGCCCCCAGTCCGATGGTCTCGTCGAGGACGGCCTGCACCGGGTCGACCTTCGAGTCGTCGATGGCGATCGCGCCGATGGACTCCGCCAGCCGGAGCCGGTCGGGGTGGCGGTCGACGACCATCACCTTGCTCGCTCCCCGGATGGTCGCCGACAGCGCCGCCATCAGCCCGACCGGGCCGGCGCCGTAGATGACGGTCTGGTCGCCGGGCTGCACACCGGCCATCTCCGTGGCGTGGTAGCCGGTCGGGAAGATGTCGGCGAGCATCACGTAGTCGGTCTGGCGCTCCTCGGCGTCCTCGCCGAGCCGCAGGCAGTTGAAGTCACCCCACGGCACGCGCAGCAGCTCGGCCTGTCCTCCGGCCCACGGCCCCATGTCGGCGAAGCCGTACGCGGCGCCGGCCATCTTCGGGTCGGGCTGGGCGGTCAGGCAGTAGTTCGTGAGCTGGCGCTCGCAGTTCTTGCAGTGCCCGCAGGCGATGTTGAACGGCAGCACCACGTACTCGCCCACCCGCACCTTGTCGACCCCGTCGCCGACTTCGACCACCTGGCCCAGGTTCTCGTGCCCGAACCAGCGGCCGGGTTCGAAGTCGGTCCGGCCCTCGTACATGTGGAGGTCGGAGCCGCAGATGTTCGTCGACGTGATCCGGACCAGGACGTCGGTGGGCCGTTCGATCCTCGCGTCCGGCACGTCCTTGACGCTCACCTGCCGCGGTCCTTCATACACGACTGCCTTCATCTGTGTTCTCCCTCGTGGCGAATGGTCTCCACCGCCCGCGGCCGAGCGGCAGTTCCATTACACGAAGCGGATGTCCGGGCCGGTATCGGCAGAGATGCCGATACGAGCCCGGTTTCCCCTCCCACGTTGCGGACCCGTGCGACACGAACGTGCGGGAGTTAGTCGCAGAGACTGGTTGGGTGTCGCCCGAGCGGGTACCGCAAGGCCGATCTTCCAGTCGCGAACGGCCCCAGCCGATCACGAACGTCCGATCGCCGGTGTTCCGTACGCCTCTGATCGCACTGACCAAGGGAGCCGCCGTGCGGGACGATCCGGCCGTTGCCGAGATGATCGAGATCGCCTCCTCCGGCGTCCCCCTGCTGGAGAGAGCGCAGACCCTGCTGGACACCCTGCAGGACCGGCTGCCCGCCGAGGCGACGTGGCTGGCTCTGTCGGATCCGGGGACGAACGTCTACGCGACCGTCGGAAGCACGGGGCTGGAGCGATCCGTCCTCGAGTACCTGGACCGTCCGTCGGTTTCGCGCGAGATCCGGCTGGCCGAACTCGACCGCAACCGGCCACCGGTCAGCCTGGCCGAGCTCCCCGTCCCGGCCGGTGAGCTGCCCACCTGGGCCGACTGCCTCATCCCGGCCGGCTTCCGCGACGGCCTGGGTGTCCCGCTCTTCGAGCCCGGCGGCCCCTACCTGGGGATGCTCACATTGCTCTTCTCCGGCCGGAATGCACCGTCGGCGGCGCTTCGTGACCGCATCGGGCAGCTCGCCCCGCTGGTCGCCCGGTGCGTGTCGCCCATGCGTTCGCTCGTCGGTACCGCGCGGCTCGTGCAAGGTGCCACGTCGGGTGCCGTCCTGCTCCGCGACGGCTCCACCTACCCGCTGCCAGGACTCGAGGACCACTCGCTCCTGGCCCGGGACTCGCCCGTCGTGGAAATCGCCCGAGGCACGCTCCTGGCCGGTCAGGTGTACCGGTCCTTCCTGTGGCCCGTGGAAGACTGCGCCGGAGTCCCCGGGCACGTGCGCATGACGATGCTGACCGCGACGGAGGTCCCGGATTTCGTCCTGGGCACGCTCCTGCTCACTCCCGACGTCGACTGCCGGGGCCTCACGCCGCGCGAGCTGCAGGTGCTGGGCCTGCTGGTGAACGGGCGATCGAACCAGCAGATCGCGAGGCAGCTCACCATCGCCGCACGGACCGTGGCGGCCCACGTGGAGCACATCCTGCACAAACTGGACACCCCGACGAGGACCCTGGCGGCCGTCCGGGCCGAGCGGGAGGGCTGTTATGTTCCGCCGCCGCGCCGCGCACCCACGCGCTGACCGCCCGGCAGGGCCCTGCCGGGCGGTCTCAGCTTCGCCCCCTTGCCGGCATCGAGCCGCACCTCACGAGTACCGGAAACGCGCTCGGCGCCCGGGCTCGCAGGCGCGGCCACCGTCGGGGACCAGTGCAGAAGCCTGGCCGGGTTGTGGTCGACGGCGGCGTGGAAGGTCTGGTCGTCGACGCGCTCTCGTAGCCAGGTGAGGCAGGCGGCGTAGGTCCGGCCGTGTTCGTGCCGGGTCCACGGCCAGTCGCTGCCCCAGAGCAGTCGATGTGGTCCGGCCTCGGCGAGGATCCGGCCGAGCATGGTGGTGGCAGCCGTCGTGGGGGAGCGGTACGGCGCGCTGGCTTTGATCCAGACGTGCTCGCGTCGCGCGAGGTCGAGCACGGTGTGTTCGGCTCCGGCGGAGCTGCCGGGAAGTCCGAGGTGGTCGAGCACGACCGGGGAGGGCCAGTGCCGGAGTGCGGGTGCCAGCGTCGTCCACTGCTCGCCGCGGGCCGGGCTCGATCGTCGAGTTCCTGAAGCTGATCGGCCCGCTGACCGATCCGGTTTCGTTCGGCGGCGACGCCGCCGATTCGTTCGACGTCGTCGTCCCCTCGCTGCCCGGGTTCGGGTTCTCCCAGAAGCCCGCGGAGACCGGCTGGACCGTCCCGCGCATCGCGAACGCGTGGGTGGAGCTGATGAGGCGTCTCGGCTACCCGCGGTGGGCCGCGCAGGGCGGCGATTGGGGTGCCGTGGTCACCACCGCCCTCGGGGCCATGCAACCGGAGGGGCTGCTCGGAATTCACCTGAACACCCAGTACGCCTTTCCCGCGCAGATACCCGACACCTTGTCGCCCGAACAATGCCACGCCGTGGAGACCCTCGCCCGCTACACCGGCGAGCTCGGTGGGTCGAACCACCTGCAGGGCACGAAGCCGGAGACCGTCGGAATCGCCCTCGCGGACTCCCCCGCCGGTCAGGCAGCCTGGATCTACGAGAAGTTCCAGGCCAAGACCGACAACCACGGGCTCGCCGAGGACGTTCTCAGCGTGGACGACATGCTCGACGCGATCTCCCTCTACTGGTTCACCAACAGCGCGGCGTCGTCCACCCGCATCTACTGGGAGAACGCATCGGCGACGTTCGCCGGCCCGAAGCTGACGCTTCCGGTCGCGGTGACCGTCTTCCCGAAGGACATCCCGCTCCTGCCGCGAAGCTGGATCGAAGACACCTACAGCAATCTGATCCACTACGGCGAGGCCGGCAAGGGCGGGCACTTCGCGGCTCTGGAACAGCCCGAGATCCTGGTCAGCGAAATCCGCGCCGGCCTGCGCGCCCTTCGTTCCTGACGCCGATGCGCGAACTCAGCCCGCATCGAGGAGGGGTACGCCAGGGTGTCACGATGCCGCGCCGCGGTACCGCGGTCACTGATGCCGTCGCGAGGTCGGTCAGCGGTGTTTCCACCAGCGGCCGCTACGGGTTGTCGCCCTGGCCGGGAGCGTCAGGCGGCGTCAGCGTCCGCGAACTGGTTGGCGACATCGCGGGGTTCCCGGCCGAGAAGCTCGGCGAGCAGCGGACCGGCAACCTGCACCGTCCGTCCCGTGACAGGAACGCGCCCGCCGGCCGGGCGTACCGCCCACCACAAACAGCCCGGCCGGGCGGGCTCCCGTTCCCGCCAGCGCAGCTCAGATTCCCTCGCCCGCCGCGGTCGACCTCATTACCGCCTTGCGATTGCCTTGCTCCGCCCGTCCACAGTGGCCGCACCGTCGTTCCCCGGACCGTGCATGGGCGGGGCG
Proteins encoded in this region:
- a CDS encoding glutathione-independent formaldehyde dehydrogenase, whose protein sequence is MKAVVYEGPRQVSVKDVPDARIERPTDVLVRITSTNICGSDLHMYEGRTDFEPGRWFGHENLGQVVEVGDGVDKVRVGEYVVLPFNIACGHCKNCERQLTNYCLTAQPDPKMAGAAYGFADMGPWAGGQAELLRVPWGDFNCLRLGEDAEERQTDYVMLADIFPTGYHATEMAGVQPGDQTVIYGAGPVGLMAALSATIRGASKVMVVDRHPDRLRLAESIGAIAIDDSKVDPVQAVLDETIGLGADNGCECVGYQAHEPDGREQANLTMNRLVASVRFTGKIGNVGVFVPQDPGANDELAKQGKLAFDYGMFWFKGQHIGSGQAPVKKYNRQLRDLIAGGKAEPSFIVSHEIPLAAAPDAYEHFDNRDDGWTKVVLHPAMAEASA
- a CDS encoding helix-turn-helix transcriptional regulator; its protein translation is MRDDPAVAEMIEIASSGVPLLERAQTLLDTLQDRLPAEATWLALSDPGTNVYATVGSTGLERSVLEYLDRPSVSREIRLAELDRNRPPVSLAELPVPAGELPTWADCLIPAGFRDGLGVPLFEPGGPYLGMLTLLFSGRNAPSAALRDRIGQLAPLVARCVSPMRSLVGTARLVQGATSGAVLLRDGSTYPLPGLEDHSLLARDSPVVEIARGTLLAGQVYRSFLWPVEDCAGVPGHVRMTMLTATEVPDFVLGTLLLTPDVDCRGLTPRELQVLGLLVNGRSNQQIARQLTIAARTVAAHVEHILHKLDTPTRTLAAVRAEREGCYVPPPRRAPTR
- a CDS encoding amidohydrolase family protein, producing the protein MLDHLGLPGSSAGAEHTVLDLARREHVWIKASAPYRSPTTAATTMLGRILAEAGPHRLLWGSDWPWTRHEHGRTYAACLTWLRERVDDQTFHAAVDHNPARLLHWSPTVAAPASPGAERVSGTREVRLDAGKGAKLRPPGRALPGGQRVGARRGGGT
- a CDS encoding alpha/beta fold hydrolase, with the translated sequence MPASSTARRGPGSIVEFLKLIGPLTDPVSFGGDAADSFDVVVPSLPGFGFSQKPAETGWTVPRIANAWVELMRRLGYPRWAAQGGDWGAVVTTALGAMQPEGLLGIHLNTQYAFPAQIPDTLSPEQCHAVETLARYTGELGGSNHLQGTKPETVGIALADSPAGQAAWIYEKFQAKTDNHGLAEDVLSVDDMLDAISLYWFTNSAASSTRIYWENASATFAGPKLTLPVAVTVFPKDIPLLPRSWIEDTYSNLIHYGEAGKGGHFAALEQPEILVSEIRAGLRALRS